The Vitis vinifera cultivar Pinot Noir 40024 chromosome 18, ASM3070453v1 region aattaaacataaaataaattatgaaaattctaAGTAATTTATTTGTAAGTATTAACCAAAACCATGTACACACATGagcagaaaataaaaaataaaaaaataaataaaataacaaaatattttaatacgATTCAGTAATCAATGTGATCTTTACGTTTATGGAATACATCAACATTCAAcactcttttaataaaaaagaaataggaTTACCGATTAcgttctaaaaaaaaacctttaaaacataataaagttaaatatataatatgagcaaaatcatcatttatcacataaaaaaaaaaaaaaaaattattcaagggGCATTGCCCCACTTCAACCACTGTGAGTTGATCGGGTTGCTCAATCCTAGTAAATTTAGTGGAGAGTTCAACCTCCGACATCCTAAACAAAGCATAACAAAATTGATTTAACTTTCATAAtccaataataaataatatttatttaatataatttagaacTAAAAAGAATAATCAAAAGGTTTTAAATCAGGTAGGGTGGAAACAAGGAAATCACTTTTTTATACAAATTGATATGATTCAAACGAGACGGGCTACCTCGATGGCatctttttgggaaaaaaaattcaaaaataaaaaaaaattatattttaaaaaaatatataggacAACACAATGCCCTAGTAAATGGTAATTGTGAAaatgaaaagacaagaaaaaaggtaaaattttatttatttatttatttagggtAATTTGAAGAGGACATCGTTGGGACCATTTTAAAAAGCTTGGGAGTAGTAGTTGAAATAGTAACAAACAAGATGATTAATGGTACCTTGTAGAACAATCATCCATTCCAACTATACTCTATCTCATGTGCATGTATAATGTGATGAATCACAACCCCTCATATGAATCATTCCAACTAtgtatacaatatttttttctttttttttttggattttatcaTCGCTAACAAAGTAGTTGgaaatttaattgaatattaattataattattattttgttgggAAAATATTAATTGTCTGTATGTGATTGAACAAAtttaaagaaacaaaatcaaattcaaCTTCTACACTCAACTCATAAATTCATACGAGACTTTAATATCacttatttgattatttcactcaaaatagaataaattaatttggtattatttattgttctttatttttatttccaattaTAGCAAAGGTGACATGGCAGTCCAGAATATGAATTTATGATCAACATGCTTTCCaaatggtgaaaaataataataagattaaaaataataaaattttaaaaaatgaaaatgaaaaaacactaACACGTGTAAAATTTAATTAGCATGTGTCCTTTATATACAATGGTGAAAATCAGGTAGCACAGTTCCCAATTTTTTATGGCTACCGGCTTAGAATCTTTTTTCAGTCACTGATTTTGATATGTAGAACGACAAAAGGACAACTGTGTTTGTGTCAAATTACTGACACCTGTCAGTACCCCACgtcataaatagaaaataaatgtcATGAAATTGACATCAAACCTATTGTGGAAATGCCATTTGTacaactaattttaaaaataacttttataaatcaatatttttaaataattttacaatttgAGGTGGCAAAATTTTTTTgctacttcaaatttttttctataaataatttttaaaactattatttttttaatataagtttttcaatacttccttttaaatatattttaagtttaatggtttaaaagtaacttattttttttaaaaaaattgttaaacatatttttggaattaaaaactattttttattttcaaaaataaaaattattttgatgaatAACTTTCCAAAGAAGGCGTAGACGTCTATttgtcaattatttttataattaattatctaTTCTGGGGAggtgaattgagtttttaaaatcttttcaaccacaacaaattcaaatacaatataaacaaaataaagagatagagttagagaattcaaactcgggtttatagtggttcgacacttccttgcttacgtccactctcctcaatttcctaatcgagtgagggttccactaatttgaagtttcaaccaagcttccaatcttcttacacttagATTTTGGCTCCAATGGGTTCTTATACAATCTCTTCAATATTCAAACCTCTTAAAGGttttaacactcagatttttacaagaaataatctctcaacctagcttaaagatagctcaaatacaagataaagctaggatgacacacaagagtgcactaaaggatatgcaagtagtgatttaatgcattatgaatgaaatgagagcttttttatCAAGAATAGGTAGGTAgactattgaatgcaagtgttctcttgtcaataaatgaagtggaactctcaatttataggtttctaagctcgggagtcaaaaacagcaaaaggtaacctcgtccgatcaagctaggggtcgaccgattcactagccgttggagcatttaatgcttgacaggtTATCATTGCCTCAACCAAGAAGaaaaggccactgggagagagagaaagtttttggcATCCCTCGATCGGACgaggtcgaccggttcctcaaccggttgagccggttggccataacCTCGATCGGTTGAGCTTTTTttgccccgaaaacctatttttttaattcctttcttttctaacacttaggaaaggtctttaggtgaattataaagtcaattataaaacattttgtcTAAGGTACGTTAGTTAAAAACTtgagttttaatgaaattgaagttttaaataataaaccgagttttataagttgcatgaaacgtgtgaaaatcctaagtgcactcctacattcatcttacattagttttctatgatcacaagtcttccaagcgtctcgatcttgtatccatttggtcttttgataaattttcgagtttatgcttgagattcttaaccattaaacaaattagtcacttaaccatggtttgttattatcaaaacccgattaggagaacccttgggctaacatgTTTAAcaacaaaaagttattttatgaaaacatagtattttatataatatgagtctatttgataactgttttcgaaaacagttttaTGTCctccaaaacaaaaataggaaaatacgtttaataattaaaaattattttctattttatgttcttaagagtagaaaatatggtattttttgttctcaatgacaaaaaatagaatgttttccgagaacatcttttaattattttaacttgtttttcgagtgatgtttaaaaaaataattatactaacatatagaatgattagaaataaaacattagacataaaaattattttgaaaaatattaaaaatattataggtttcaaacaaatttttgttatacaaaatattataaaacaattttcataaacagttactaaatatataaaatgattaaaaataaaacactagacataaaatttatttctaaaatatatttaaaaatattataaatatattaaaaatatttcaggttttcaaacaaatttttattttataaaacatcatataaaagtttttaaaaacctttgtcaacaattattttaaaaaatagttaccatgTGGGTCatattttttctctaaaatCTTTATCCATTGTTATATTGGGATCAtgatgataaaatattaaaataagttttttaaaaaagaaaaaaaaaaaaaaaaaaaaacccgaaaGATATGGCTAAAAACCTTACCACGTTGAATTGATTTTGACTCGTACTACCTAATAATTAACGTGTTGGAAATTTTCCAATGCGGACGACTTTTACTTGCCggttattaaaatattaacatctAATAAAATATTCCCACAAATTCAACGCGTGCCATACTCTGATTGGCCGACCagaaaatgaaggaaacaaTCACGTGTGAAAACCCTGCATCTTTTCTAACTTTTTCTTAGActatgaagctcaaaggaaagTCGTATGaattctaataatattaattaaataaattcgctatctatatatacatatatcacTTCTTCATGCCAACTCCTACTTGTTTGCCGATTTTCTTTATCAAACCCACAGCTTCATCCGATCGCTTAGCCtcaaaatgaaaaatcgagccGATCCTCACGCGCCGATACCGTCGTACCGGGGCGTCCGGAAGCGGAAATGGGGGAAATGGGTGTCGGAAATCCGCGAGCCGGGGAAGAAGACCCGCATTTGGCTCGGCAGCTACGAGGCCCCCGAGATGGCGGCGGCGGCCTACGACGTGGCCGCGCTCCACCTCAAGGGCCACAGGGCGGAGCTCAATTTCCCCGAGCTGGCGCCGAGCTTCCCTCGGCCGACTAGCTTCAGTCCCGAGGACGTGCAGTTCGCGTCGGCGCAGGCGGCATTGCATATAAAAAGCATAGCGTCGGGGGACGTTTCGGCGAGGTCGCCGTCCAGGGTGGGTATGAGCTCGGTTCCGACTCGGGTTGGGTTGTCAGCGAGTGAGATTCGGGAGATTAACGAGTGGCCGATGGACTCGCCCAGGATGTGGATGATGGAGTTGAGAGAGGAGCCTCTGGTCTTGAGTGATGAGATATTCGAACTCAGTGAGTGGGAAGAAGTGGAAAATCAGTATTCAATTTGGGATTTAtagacaaataaaaacaatttttttttaacttatatgAATTAGTAGGgtatagggtttttttttttttttttcttctgtttggAAGGGGAGAAATGAGTtgggtttttttatatatagctcATTTTAGtgggtttcttttttctttttcttttttttgttaatttttggtgGGTaatcccacttttttttttctaacatttcatgtagttaattaattaataataataattatttgaatatatagctatttggtaattaattaagtTGGAGTAGTGAAGATTCCAATGGAGTTTGttgtctttcttcttcttccataaTGCAAGATCTACCATatccttctctttctttttgtgtGATTCCTTAATGCTGCATATGATTGAAACCACAATGAGGGTAAAAGGAAATTTGATGTttggttttctattttattcatctttttttGTTACGATTAATTATGAATTAGAGGCTaagaatattttgaataattgttttaattaaaaaaaatacaaatagttAGGGGGAAATGTATGtcgatataaaataaaagtttgttcaagaaattgaaatattttcaattcattttcaaacattttttgtttataatactttaattttaatcgtttttcaaatttataccattattttataaaacaatcatTAGacttcattaaattaattaaaatatgtcctaaaaaacactttcttttttttaaagttcttaaaaacctatttttcataaaatatttattgaactTATTTTGGGAtttggaaaattgttctcagacaatatatattttttttctacttttaagaatagaaagaaaatatatatatatataagattctAATTATATGGAGGGTGAATATGATGATTgtcatattttacaaatttaacaATTATAGAGCCCAAATGATAATATAAACAagaacatgaaaaaaatcaaaacaagaacAATTTCAAGTAAATAAAGAcagtaggaaaagaaaaaaattctaaatttaagatttttattgttgttcaatggacatttacaattttttttaagagatgCTTTGCTTTTGAACTctctaagtgatacctcacactaaataaacttttaagttatatttCACACTAAGATTTTTCCCGGTACAATAAAATATAAGGAAACTAAGGTTAAAAGGTACACTAAGATGAAATGTAAGTTTAAAAGCAAGTACACTGTATAACAACACTTTCAATTCCCAAATAATATTAAGAATGATTTAGAacttttatttcaataataCAAAAAGTTTGGAACCTTTAAATAGAAGTTGGAAGTCTAAACTATCCCTAGGTGGCAGAAGGTACAAAAAGTGACCATTTGATCATAAGAACTTTGTCAATTGATCACCAATTCAATTGAGGTTCTATCTCAATCAATTGAGAAAAGCTTCtatcattttgaaaatcttttgaACCAATCGAACACTTTATCCAATCAATCGACCTATTAATCCACCATTGGTCaaacaaatagaaaatttgagaaaatgatACACAAATAACCTTTAATGACACATATTGTTTTAATATGAAAACTTaggatttaatttaatttttttaatgatgaaatacatgtaaaaaaaatgaggTTTTGTCCttgatccaattttttttttttaaataaaaaaaatacaatataaaccTAATACACCTATAACCATACAAAGAGATCTTAGAAAATATGTATcgattcttcttttctttgaggttttctcatttttcttgattttccttaAACTTGATATATCTTTGATTTCTTCTCTTTATTgatgacaattttatttaaaattcattattgttatcattttcaattttgtaaAGTGTTCtcatttcaatttaaaacactaaaatatgtgaaaattatttttcgaattattgtttaaaatatatcatCACACATGTTTTCACTCACAATATAATTCTCAAATATCGGTGAAATATCGACATCCCCTTATTTTGATAGTAGTACCTCTAAATTACGGATGTTTCGATGAAAATGTCATAAATATAGTAGATATTTTCAACTTTGATTACAAGTCTACGTGACAATAATATTAATGGTGAGGAATacattaattgaattaatttcaaGACATAAGTAGTGTCTCACGAAAACATCACTAGGTTTTAATTGATAATTTCCTTGTAAAGAAATTAGAGGAAATCCCATGGtcaaactaatttcataatagAATTCAACTTACTATGACATCATCTCACATTCAATTATTTCTCAAAAACATAACAATGACTTGTAGTGGACCACCATGATTATCACTTAACATCAACCCACTTAAATTATGAGTCTTGACCTTCAAAATAATTCATCAATGATAAGGTTATTTAAACCAAATTCAATGTACCTTATTTTTCACATAATTAATTTGTAACTTACTTTGGTGAGACCATCTAAGATGGAAAAGATGAATAAGTTTTCCATTATAGGCAATCAAAGACTTTTTCCTTCTAATAACAAAACATCCGACAAAATATCATTGATTGCTTAAGATGATAAGATTATAAATGACGATTACAATTCCATATTATAAAGTACCTTCAacgtttttttatttcttatatcttATCAATCACTTTTTGGATAAAAGATTTAAAGATACACGTATTATCtcatccttttaatcaaatattttaattttatatcagTAACACTTTCAAACATCACTTTTTATTCTTTCACTATCTtcaaaaaagtataaaaattaaagtatatataaaataaagaataagagAGATGAGAATAGTGATGCATGATAGACAcacaataaatttaatataaatattgttgAGAAAGAATTTTCTAGGAAAGTTGTATAATGTCCAAGAATTTTCTTGGAAACTAGGGAATGACATCCACAAGTGGCCAAAGAATCTTCCTAGCCCTTCAACACTATGGGTTGGCACTAACTAAAGGCACTAGCCAAAAAAGACTAAGCATCTAACCTTTTCTTCAACACCATGATGCAAGAGTTAGTACTTTCTTCTTTGGTTTagtataatatatgtatatatttttctcttgCACACATGCATGTATCTTTTTCTTCAATAATGTGATGAGAAATAAGAAATGTATGTTAGATTTCatagaattttgattttgaaccatGTACTAAGAGCTGGCAACCAAAAACTAAACAAACAAAGGCACACCAACCCTAATGTGGTTGTTGGGGTCAATCTTAAAAGTTTTCTAGTCTAAGCATGTGTTACATTCAGTTGACTAGATCTTTTAGATGTTATATATCCAAAACATATATTGACAAGTGTGCTCGATCGAGTTTCCCTTTATCCAActctttt contains the following coding sequences:
- the LOC100258486 gene encoding ethylene-responsive transcription factor ERF022: MKNRADPHAPIPSYRGVRKRKWGKWVSEIREPGKKTRIWLGSYEAPEMAAAAYDVAALHLKGHRAELNFPELAPSFPRPTSFSPEDVQFASAQAALHIKSIASGDVSARSPSRVGMSSVPTRVGLSASEIREINEWPMDSPRMWMMELREEPLVLSDEIFELSEWEEVENQYSIWDL